The uncultured Methanobrevibacter sp. DNA window TTCATGAGAAGTGAAGATAATTTACCAGTGTATGGAGTAGCTTTAGCAGGAGTAACTAATTCCGCTAATTCAGGATCTTGCTGAACGCTATCAGAAATATCACTGACTTGTAAAAGCCCTGATTCGTGGAGAGCATCCACAGTCGGAGCTACATACTTATCAAGTGTAACAATTCTAATTTTACGCATTCTAGCTGTCTTGAACATATAATCTCACACTACAAAATATTTTTGACAATAACTGAAGCAGCTTCATCTACATTAGCCATAGCAGCATTTTTAATGCTAGCAACATCTTCATCGGACTTTTTGGCAATAGATTCTGCTTCTACCTTAGCTTTATCTTCTGCATCAAAAACAGTATTTTTAGCTTCATCTTCTGCCTCACCTTTAGCTTGAGAAATGATTTCTTCAGCTTTTACTTTTGATTCAGCAATTAAGTCTTTAGATTGAGACTCTGAATCAATAATAAGTTGTTCAGCATCAGCTTCAGCTTTTTTTATCATTGCGATTGCGTCTGATATCTCTGCCATAATTAATCACCATGGTACACTTATTTTTATTGTGCAATATATATATCTTTTACTATTTAATATTAGTAAAAATAGCTGAAATTTAATTTAGATTAAAAAAAGATATTCAAAATACAAAATGTATATAAAAATTGTTAATAAAAAAAAGAATAAAAGATAAATAATTTATCTATAGAACCATTTCAAAATACTAGGAGGTAATTTTTGTAAATAAGCCAGGATAGCTATTATAATTATTATTACTCCAACTATAAGCAGTTCTATATTAAATGGATAATCCAATAACATATATCCGCTGACACCAATTACAATCCCCTCAAAAAAGAAAACTGCCTTGGTCCAAGATGGATTGAATAATATTATCAAATATGCAATAGCAATCGTAATCAATATAATTGTAGTTGCCATAACATCATTAGTTAATGGTTGATGTCTTAAAATTGGTAACAAAGCCCAAACAATCAACATTACGGCCAACAACACACCCAATATTTTAAACATTTTAACATTTGCCATAATAACACTAATTTTAATATCAACTTCATAATATTTATATCATTTTATCTAATGAATATATATGGAACGAGCAGTTTGGATAATTTTAAATAAAAATTTTTCACTTACATTGGATAGTGAAATCAAAAACGGCAAATTAGTTGATAAAAAATTCTCTCCTGGAGAAGACATTTGGACTGAAGAACTTCCCAGATTAGGTTTTAGCAATGAGGAAATTCAAAAGGATTATGATAAATTTATAAATGACATCATAGCATTATTTAGCGAACCCAACGCAAACCAAGTATTTTCTGATGCCAAAATAGGTGAAGAATCAGAATACCTCAATGCAAAAAGTCCGCTGCTGATAAGAAAAATAGAAGAATATAGTGTGGATGAAATTATAAAATAGCATTTGCCTTATTCAATACATCATCCATGCTGTCAAATTCAAGCTTTTCACCATCTTCCCCGACTTTTTCAGTTGTAATCAATACATGGGGAGATGCCCAGAGATATGAATATGCAAAATAAGCAAGATTAATAAACAAAAATAGCATTGATACCTGCAAAGCCAAAATTAAGCAGACAACCTGAATTAATAAATTTCCATACCTTCTTTTTTTCATTAAAGCAAAATTATCTTCACTTTCAATCATTATAAATTTTTTCTCAGATAACTTCTCTGAAATTTTTTTTATCTCTTCAGAGCTATCTGCACTTAAAATAAAAAGTTTCATTTTAATCTATGTAAACAACAAATTCATCCAACTCTTTTCTTGGAGTGTCTCTTGGTTCAGCATTACCATATCCCAATGGAGTAAATAGTACTGCTTCTTCATTTTCATCCAAGTTTAAAAATTGATGAGCTTTATTTTTCTTAAATGCTCCAATATAACATGTGCCGAGACCTACATCTGTAGCAGCCAAAATCATATGATCCATAACTATTGTTGCATCAATATCAGAAATGTTTTTTCCATCCCATGGCCTTGTCCATGCCTTATCCAATTCTGCAACAACACACAATACATATGGTGCTTCTACAAACCATTTGGCTCCATAAATCTCAGACAATTCTTGTTTATATTTTTTAGTATCAATGACAAATACCTTAAATGGCTGTGCATTAACGCCTGTTGGCGCAATTGTAGCTGCTTTTAAAACATATTCAAGTTTTTCTTTTTCAACTTCCTTATCAAGATATCCTCTAACACTGTACCTTTCATTAATTACATCACTAAATTCCATTTTTTCACCTTCCATAATATTCTATATCATCAAGATCACAGAATCTTCTGAATTCCTCTTCTTCCATTTTCTCTTCATTGATGTGTGCTATAATACCCGGAATTCTTCCAATGATAAATATTCCTAGACCAGTTTCAGGATCAAAACCCAAATCTGACAGAATCGCTGCATTTGCACCATCGACATTCAATCTAATTCCTTTCTTTTGATATGCCAAATCTTCAACTGCCAATGCAAGTTTGATATGAGGTCCGACAAAGCCCTCCTTTATGACTATGTCCATTAATTTATCAGCTCTTGGGTCGACATTATGATACCTATGACCAAAACCAGGAATCTTTTTTTCTCCCAGAATATATTCATTATAAATATCAATGGCTAAACTTGCAATCTGCTTATTGTCAAGAGCAGAATCTTCAGTTAAATACAAAGAGTTAATTTTAGATTGATATAACTCCATTGTTTTTTGGATAGCTCCAGCATGCTTATGGCCGAAGGACAATAATGCTCCTGCAACTGCTGAATTAATTGGAGAGCCTGATGAAGCAACCAAACGTGCAGTCTGAGTGCTTGGCGGAGTAACACCATGATCACAAAAAGAAACCAGGACATGATTGAATATTTTTCCTTCCTTAATAGAAGGCAATTTTCCTTTCAACAATAAATAAATCATGTCACTATATCTTATTTTTTCAATCAAATCTCTCTGATTATATCCTCGAGTAATAATTTTATCCGTTTCAACTTTAGAAATTGTAGTTTTTAATGAACGAGGACTGACTCTAAAATTATTTTCACTCATGATTTTCTTATCCTTTTTTAATTAATTAAACATATATGAATAAAGTATATAAATTTTACAATTTCAAACAGGCAACTCTCGGTTCAACAAAACAAGAAGGCCTGACTGAAACTATTCTAACGCCACTTGCCCTTTGATTTCCAATATTTACATATGAACCTAAAACAGTTGTTTTTCCTCCCAAACCTAAAGGACCTATTTGACTTTCATTTAACTTGGATGAAACAAATTTTTCCACATCGCTCTGATTATCCAAATTACCATAAGCTATTGCCTTTAACAAAAGAGATGTTGCTTCAAAATGTGTCCTTCCAATGCCAATTGCTGGAATTGAAGGAGTGCATCCCAACATCTTCAATGAATCGTTTAACCACCCGCCAGCTGTTGAAATCACATTGGAAAAAGAACGCTTATGATAAACTCTCAATGTTTTGGCTCTTATTTCAGGACCTCCCCCTTCAAGCAAAAAATGAATGTTTAGAGTATCCGGCGAAATATCTCTTTTGTAAGTAGATTCATCATTTGCACAATCTATCAAAATAGGCGCTGGCTTAAGCATTCCCGGTTTTTCAAATAAACCTTCACTTTGTTCAATTCTTTCAATGTCATTTCCTTTTACTGCCATTGGCCTTGCAGGAAGGGAATTTAAACCCAATTCTATTCCTTCATGAATCTGACTTAATAGCTCCCCAGTAATCTGTCTTTCAGAGCCTATTTCTACAATGACATGGGCAATTCCAGTATCATCACATAATGGAAACTTGGTATCTTGAGCAACATTATAGTTTTCTAAAATTTGTGATAAGCACCATGCAGCATTTTCATTTGTTTCCATTTCAATAGCCCTTTCAAGAGCTCTCAATTTATCATCGGATAATTTAGTTGAAGCTTCAACAATAGATTTAGAAATATCATTAACAATATCCATAAAATCACTCAGGAACAGACAGATTATTGGAATTTCTTGGAGATGGAATGGCATCAGGACAGTATGCATCAATTACCCTTTTGACTAATTTAACTTGTTTTATACGTGCTATAGCTTCTTTTTCAGTAGTGTCCCAATTATGATTGGCTGCAACCGAACCTCCGGTTTTAAGATAAACTGGAGAAGCTACCCTAATGAAATCCGGTACTTCATAATGCCTTATGAATCCTCCAGTAGACTTTGGATTTTCGGTATGCAAGTCAATTGGAATATCGATTACATTTCTGATGGATGCAATCATTGGAATTTGTAAATCTCGAACAGGATTCAGTGAATTAAGACCGATTTTTTCAAGCAATATTGCTGAGGCAGGATTGGAATGACCTGCATGAGCGGATAATTTGAAATGAACATTCAATGGAAGTTCTCCGGCTTTTCTCATTTTATCTAAAACCCAAAGCAGTCCTTCATCATACAACAATATTCCCCGAACACCTAACCTGCAGGCTCTTTTAACATCTTCAACAGCATAAACCAGATTATCATAACCTCTTAACCTATATCCAATCCGACTGCCCTCTTTGGTATGAACGGTAGCTGAAGTGTCATAGGTTGCTCTTGGACCTACTGATAAGAATAACTCACATCCATAACCCTTTGCCAAGGAGACCATTTCTGAAATCTCATAATCACCCAGCATCATTATTCCCTTGGTTTGAGTAACCCTATGAATAAAAATATCCTCTTTAATTGATTCCTCTAAAAGCGCATCCATTGTTTTTGGTGATTGAATTCCAGGAACTTCAAAGCGATATTGGCCGCCATCTTTAAATCGCTTATCTGATTGGAAATCTTTGTAAGTCTCTTCGATACCAATTTGTTTGAGAAATTCTTTTGTATCATTCATAATATCTGCCCATTCAATTTTTCAACAACAAAAGCCATGGAATAATCTTCCAATCTATCAATAACAGTTAAATTTTTTATATCATAAATAGGATTCAAACCTTTGAACTTGTCAATCAATTCCCTTAATTGTAGAGGATTTTCAAAGTCACCTTTTGGAAGCAATGTAAGATTCTGGAACAATCCGTTTCTAAATTGTTTATCCAATTTAATGATGACATTAGAAGGCCTCTTATTCGGATATAATTGATTTAACTTATCATCAGATATGACAATCATCCTATTTGCAATATTTTTAATGCTGTTTACAACATCCACGCTGGAATAATTATCCAAAAGGCCATATTCAATTAATTGATTTATCTTATCAACACTTACTTCACCGACCACAAGAGATATAGCTACAGCATAAGGCAAGCTTTGTTTTAACTCTTCCAGATTCTTTGGATTGAAATTATCATGTTCGGCAGCAATTTCGTATGTTTTGACAGCCACGTTTTCAATGTGATCATATTCATCACCTATACTTGCCTTAAGTTTTAATGCTGTGTCGATTGATGAATGCAAATGTCTGCAAAACGGATATTTTTTAAAGTAGATGTCCCTTACCCTAACTTTTCCGACTTCTTTTAGGGCATTTTCAAATGAAAAGTTATCTTGGTCAAAATCAGTATTATCATATACCATGGTTTTTAAGAATCCTTCATCACCTTCAAATATTGTTTCACTGCCCGTAAAACCATTTCTTGCAAGCAATGCAGACAACAGCCCATTATAAGAAGCCTTTCCAGCATGCAATGCCTTACCCATTGATCCACCATGATCTGATTCTAAAAGACCTGCAGCCTGAGTTCCGCATAATCCCAAAGCATTCAAAATTTGCTTTTCGTCAAGCTTTAATAATTTTGAAGCGACTGCACCTGCAATAAATGTTCCTATAGTGCCTGTTGTATGGAACCCTTTGTTCCTATGTTCAGGATTTACCAGTTTTCCAAGCAAAATTCCAACTTCATATCCGACAATAACACCTTCCAAAAAGTCTTTTCCACTTAAATCATGACTTTCAGCAATAGCCAATGCAGTTGGAAATATAACCGCACCCAAATGAATTTGAGCACCCCTGTGACCATCATCCAATTCCAGCACATGTGCTGCAACACCATTTAAAAATGCGGCACTCAATATGCTGGTTTTTGTTTTTCTACCCACAACAGACGCTTTTAAATTTAAATTTAAGTTTCCAGAAAATATTTCTTCAACTGTGTTAAAGGCTATATTTGAAGCATCCTCAACAGATCCTCTGTATGTTACTCCAAAAAAGTCTAAAAAAGCTGCTTTGACAGTAGTGATGGATTCTACAGTTGCCTGTTCATATCTATAGTTTGAAATAAATTTAGAAATATTTTGTAAAAACATAAAACACCTTATTTAGTATTTGTAAAAAGTAGTATTAAATAGTAACTTACGATGTAAAACAATTTTTCAAAAGAATATGAAAAAAATTAATTAGATTGCAGGAACACCGGTTGCAACCAATACTATATGCGCTACAATTGCTGCACCATAATAAGTAGCTGCAATAACTAAAACTGTAACAACAATGGCTCTCCAACCTAAAGCCTTAAATTCATTCCAGCTTTTACCCATTCCTATACCGACATATGCTAAAAATACAGTTACAATAGATAAAAGCTCTATTTTAGAAACATAATATAATACGAAATCAGAAGTCGGCATTCCAGGAAATGCCAATACGATTCCAATTATACTTATGTAAAGAATTGAAGAGATGTTAAATGGTAAATACCTTTCAAGCCATACCCCCACAAGAGTTATAAGGGACAGTATTCCCATTCCAACTAAAGAATCAGTCATAGGATGTTTATAACCCAAATAATTTCCAATTACAGTAATGATTGAAAATATCGCTAACAGTAATATCCAGTTAAAAATTCCATGAACGGAAACATTTTCAGATCCATCTATCAAATCAGTCATCATTCATCCTCCTTTTCAACTGGATCTTTTCCAATTTTTGGTTCCAACCAACGATACACCCTTTCGGTTAAAGGAAGTGCCAAAAATATTACAATATAAATACCTACACAGAATGAAAGCAAATTACTGAATCCTGCGAACGCTTCGATTTGTGATTCCAATCCTGGAAAAGCTGCAAGAGTAGGACCAATAGCTGCCGCATTCATACTTGCACTGCCCACACCACTTGCCATAGCAAATGCATATGGATGCAATGGCAAGAATGACAATGATAAAGTAACAAGGAAACTGATGAATATAGTACCAATTACAGTACCAATAATGAATATTGCAAATACCCCTCTGGATTCAGGAGAGTTAAAACCATATTTATCAACAACAACAGCAACATTCGGTTCACGACCAATGGAATTAGTCATACCAATTGCTTCTTCTTTAAATCCTAAAAGTAAAGCAATAGGAAGTACAAGAATAGTTGCCAAGTGTCCTATTTCCTGCAATATCAATGCAGGCCCCATTTCAAAAATCAGATGAATTGACTGGCCACTTGAAACAGCCAACTTAGCAATTAGAACACCAATGAAAAGCATCATAGCCCCTTCAGCAATACGAGCCTGTTTTCTTTTAATCCATGTAATGCGCTTATCCAAATAAAATATTAAACCTAAAACAATTGTATAAATCAGAGGCATTATAGTGATTGCAACATCACCAGTTATGGGAATTTTTTGAGTGCCTATTAATTCGGCTACGACTACCAAAATAAGTACAGTAACATGTAATCTATAATCTCTCCATGGATTTTTCTTTAAAATTCGTTTATCCGTTTTTTCACGGTAAATATGTTCCACTTGCCCCTCATCATCATGCATCGGAATAATCGCCAACTCCCAAACCAGCACCAAAAATTAATCAATAATGCTCAATATTAATAGATTACTAAACCTATTATATTTAAATTAATAGCATTTACTTTTTAAAAATACACGAAATGAGAATAAAAATATATAAATTTATAATAAAAAACACAAAATGAGAATAAAAAATAAGATTGTTATACTGGAACTCCAGTAATAACTAAAACTAGATGTGCAACAATTGCTGATCCAAGGTATGTGGATGCGATAACTAAAACAGTAACGATAATCGCTTTCCAACCAAGTGCCTTAAACTCATCCCAACTTTTTCCAATACCTATTCCAACATAGGCTAAAAACACAGTTACAATGGATAATAATTCAACCTTTGAAACATAATACAAAACTGCTTCGGAAGTTGGAACTCCTGGAAAAGCAATGAAAATTCCAATTAGACTAATATAAATAATTGAAGAAATATTTAATGGAAGTTTACGCTCTAACCAAACACCGATTAAAGTAATTACAGACAATATACCCATACCAACTAAGGAATCATAAATTGGATGTTTATAACCTATATAATTCCCAATAACAGTGATTATAGAAAATATTGCCAATAGAAGTATCCAATTAAAGATGCCCTCAACGGACACATCAACAGATTCATCAAGCAAATCAGGCATTTATTTACCTCCAGCTGTTTCTTCATCTTTATTATCATTTCCATCTCCGGAAGATTTTCCTATTTTGGGTTCCAGAATATAATATAATTTTTCAGTCAAAGGAAGAGCGATAAATATCACAATATAAATCCCAATGGAAAATGAAAGCAAGTTACTGAATCCGGCAAAAGCTTCGATATTTGTTTCCAATGTAGGGAATGCCGCAAGAGTTGGACCTAAAGCAGCTGCATTCATACTTGCACTACCTACACCACTAGCCATAGCAAATGCATAAGGATGCAAAGGCAATAAAGAAGTACTTAAACTTGCTAAAAAACTAATAAACACAGTACCAATCATCGTACCTATGATAAATAATGCAAAAATCCCTCTTGCTTCAGGAGAATTAAATCCATACTTATCAACAACAACTGCAACTTCCGGTTCACGACCAATAGAGTTTGTCATACCAATAGCTTCCCTTTTAAATCCTAAAAGTATAGCAACAGGAAGTGCGATGAGAAGTGTTGCCAAATGCCCTAATTCCTGTAACAACAATGCAGGCCCCATTTCAAAAATCAAATGCATTGATTGACCGCTGGAAACAGCCAACTTAGCAATTAGTATTCCTATGAATAACATCATAGCTCCTTCAGCAACCCTAGCTTGCTTTCTTTGAATCCATGTAATAGGTTTTGCCAAATAAAACACCAAACCTAAAACCATAGCATATAAAAGAGGCATTATTGAAACTTCAACACCTTTTGCCAAGGGAATTTTAATAGGACCTATTAACTCAGCAATAATCACTAAAACAAGTACAGTAGCATGTAATCTATAATCCTTCCACGGATTTTTCTTCAAGATTCTCTTATCAGTCTTTTCACGATAAATATGATTAGTATCTGGAATTGTACCCACTCCCACCCAACATGCATTAACATGTGATAAGCATACTTTAAAAAAACAAGTATATAAATCCATATGATTTAGTTCCCACAAGTTCTAAAAATATGAATAAAAATTAGTATAAATTAAACAAAAGTTCACATAAAGTGAATAAAAAAATTTTAATTAAAAACAGTCAAATTAAATATAAATAAATAAAAAAAGCCCATTTATATTAAATTCATTCTACAAATAGGTTTTGAAAGATGTCGCCTTGCAGAAACTGGTGTTTCATAAAATTGATAATTTTTTAAATTTCTAGTGATTTTAATAGGAACTTTTTTGTCAGATGTAATCTTTTTTCCACATTTTTTGCATTTAAATCCCTTATTTTTCCCGGCAGAAGTCATTCTTTTTCCACATGCACATATTGGATTTTGATACTCAACATCATTTAATTTTAACATCTGAAATTTTTCAATGTTAAATGTATTTTGCTCCCCAATCCCTCCAAAGACCTTAATGACATCACCAGGGCGTAAATTGGAAACTATCTTTCTAAAATTTTTTGTTGGCTCATAAGCACCACATTCAATCTCGCCAGATTCATCGAAGATGAAAAAGAACATGTGCCCTCCATCTATAATCTTAGGCACATTTTTTACTTCACCAATAACTTCATAACATCCATATTGCTTCATGTCTGAAATATTATCTGCTTTCTGGATGTGCATATCTGTATGCTGATTTGTTTTG harbors:
- a CDS encoding HrpE/YscL family type III secretion apparatus protein, with the translated sequence MAEISDAIAMIKKAEADAEQLIIDSESQSKDLIAESKVKAEEIISQAKGEAEDEAKNTVFDAEDKAKVEAESIAKKSDEDVASIKNAAMANVDEAASVIVKNIL
- a CDS encoding nitroreductase family protein, encoding MEFSDVINERYSVRGYLDKEVEKEKLEYVLKAATIAPTGVNAQPFKVFVIDTKKYKQELSEIYGAKWFVEAPYVLCVVAELDKAWTRPWDGKNISDIDATIVMDHMILAATDVGLGTCYIGAFKKNKAHQFLNLDENEEAVLFTPLGYGNAEPRDTPRKELDEFVVYID
- a CDS encoding citryl-CoA lyase — encoded protein: MSENNFRVSPRSLKTTISKVETDKIITRGYNQRDLIEKIRYSDMIYLLLKGKLPSIKEGKIFNHVLVSFCDHGVTPPSTQTARLVASSGSPINSAVAGALLSFGHKHAGAIQKTMELYQSKINSLYLTEDSALDNKQIASLAIDIYNEYILGEKKIPGFGHRYHNVDPRADKLMDIVIKEGFVGPHIKLALAVEDLAYQKKGIRLNVDGANAAILSDLGFDPETGLGIFIIGRIPGIIAHINEEKMEEEEFRRFCDLDDIEYYGR
- a CDS encoding fumarate hydratase, with amino-acid sequence MDIVNDISKSIVEASTKLSDDKLRALERAIEMETNENAAWCLSQILENYNVAQDTKFPLCDDTGIAHVIVEIGSERQITGELLSQIHEGIELGLNSLPARPMAVKGNDIERIEQSEGLFEKPGMLKPAPILIDCANDESTYKRDISPDTLNIHFLLEGGGPEIRAKTLRVYHKRSFSNVISTAGGWLNDSLKMLGCTPSIPAIGIGRTHFEATSLLLKAIAYGNLDNQSDVEKFVSSKLNESQIGPLGLGGKTTVLGSYVNIGNQRASGVRIVSVRPSCFVEPRVACLKL
- a CDS encoding peptidase, translating into MNDTKEFLKQIGIEETYKDFQSDKRFKDGGQYRFEVPGIQSPKTMDALLEESIKEDIFIHRVTQTKGIMMLGDYEISEMVSLAKGYGCELFLSVGPRATYDTSATVHTKEGSRIGYRLRGYDNLVYAVEDVKRACRLGVRGILLYDEGLLWVLDKMRKAGELPLNVHFKLSAHAGHSNPASAILLEKIGLNSLNPVRDLQIPMIASIRNVIDIPIDLHTENPKSTGGFIRHYEVPDFIRVASPVYLKTGGSVAANHNWDTTEKEAIARIKQVKLVKRVIDAYCPDAIPSPRNSNNLSVPE
- a CDS encoding MmgE/PrpD family protein, producing MFLQNISKFISNYRYEQATVESITTVKAAFLDFFGVTYRGSVEDASNIAFNTVEEIFSGNLNLNLKASVVGRKTKTSILSAAFLNGVAAHVLELDDGHRGAQIHLGAVIFPTALAIAESHDLSGKDFLEGVIVGYEVGILLGKLVNPEHRNKGFHTTGTIGTFIAGAVASKLLKLDEKQILNALGLCGTQAAGLLESDHGGSMGKALHAGKASYNGLLSALLARNGFTGSETIFEGDEGFLKTMVYDNTDFDQDNFSFENALKEVGKVRVRDIYFKKYPFCRHLHSSIDTALKLKASIGDEYDHIENVAVKTYEIAAEHDNFNPKNLEELKQSLPYAVAISLVVGEVSVDKINQLIEYGLLDNYSSVDVVNSIKNIANRMIVISDDKLNQLYPNKRPSNVIIKLDKQFRNGLFQNLTLLPKGDFENPLQLRELIDKFKGLNPIYDIKNLTVIDRLEDYSMAFVVEKLNGQIL
- a CDS encoding DUF3100 domain-containing protein translates to MHDDEGQVEHIYREKTDKRILKKNPWRDYRLHVTVLILVVVAELIGTQKIPITGDVAITIMPLIYTIVLGLIFYLDKRITWIKRKQARIAEGAMMLFIGVLIAKLAVSSGQSIHLIFEMGPALILQEIGHLATILVLPIALLLGFKEEAIGMTNSIGREPNVAVVVDKYGFNSPESRGVFAIFIIGTVIGTIFISFLVTLSLSFLPLHPYAFAMASGVGSASMNAAAIGPTLAAFPGLESQIEAFAGFSNLLSFCVGIYIVIFLALPLTERVYRWLEPKIGKDPVEKEDE
- a CDS encoding DUF3100 domain-containing protein, with product MDLYTCFFKVCLSHVNACWVGVGTIPDTNHIYREKTDKRILKKNPWKDYRLHATVLVLVIIAELIGPIKIPLAKGVEVSIMPLLYAMVLGLVFYLAKPITWIQRKQARVAEGAMMLFIGILIAKLAVSSGQSMHLIFEMGPALLLQELGHLATLLIALPVAILLGFKREAIGMTNSIGREPEVAVVVDKYGFNSPEARGIFALFIIGTMIGTVFISFLASLSTSLLPLHPYAFAMASGVGSASMNAAALGPTLAAFPTLETNIEAFAGFSNLLSFSIGIYIVIFIALPLTEKLYYILEPKIGKSSGDGNDNKDEETAGGK